From the genome of Acetomicrobium sp. S15 = DSM 107314:
ACTTTAATCATCGTACGCCTCATCGCCTCAAGTTGTTGGCTATACGGAGCAGCTCATCAGCAGTCTGAATGGTTTTGGAGTTGGCTTCGTATGCCCTTTGAGCGATGATCATGTTGACCATCT
Proteins encoded in this window:
- a CDS encoding flagellar basal body rod C-terminal domain-containing protein — translated: MVNMIIAQRAYEANSKTIQTADELLRIANNLRR